A region from the Microtus ochrogaster isolate Prairie Vole_2 unplaced genomic scaffold, MicOch1.0 UNK43, whole genome shotgun sequence genome encodes:
- the Ap2m1 gene encoding AP-2 complex subunit mu: MIGGLFIYNHKGEVLISRVYRDDIGRNAVDAFRVNVIHARQQVRSPVTNIARTSFFHVKRSNIWLAAVTKQNVNAAMVFEFLYKMCDVMAAYFGKISEENIKNNFVLIYELLDEILDFGYPQNSETGALKTFITQQGIKSQHQTKEEQSQITSQVTGQIGWRREGIKYRRNELFLDVLESVNLLMSPQGQVLSAHVSGRVVMKSYLSGMPECKFGMNDKIVIEKQGKGTADETGKSGKQSIAIDDCTFHQCVRLSKFDSERSISFIPPDGEFELMRYRTTKDIILPFRVIPLVREVGRTKLEVKVVIKSNFKPSLLAQKIEVRIPTPLNTSGVQVICMKGKAKYKASENAIVWKIKRMAGMKESQISAEIELLPTNDKKKWARPPISMNFEVPFAPSGLKVRYLKVFEPKLNYSDHDVIKWVRYIGRSGIYETRC, translated from the exons ATGATTGGAGGGTTATTCATCTATAATCACAAAGGGGAGGTGCTCATCTCCCGGGTCTACAGAGATGACATTGG GAGGAATGCAGTGGATGCCTTTCGGGTCAACGTGATCCATGCACGGCAGCAGGTGCGCAGCCCTGTCACAAACATCGCTCGCACCAGCTTCTTCCATGTTAAGCGGTCCAACATCTGGCTGGCAGCGGTCACCAAGCAGAATGTCAATGCTGCCATGGTCTTCGAATTCCTCTATAAGATGTGTGATGTAATGGCTGCTTACTTTGGCAAGATCAGTGaggaaaacatcaagaacaaTTTTGTGCTCATATATGAGCTGCTGGATG AGATTCTGGACTTTGGCTACCCACAGAACTCAGAGACAGGTGCACTGAAAACCTTCATCACTCAGCAGGGCATCAAGAGTCAG CATCAG ACAAAAGAAGAGCAATCCCAGATCACCAGCCAGGTGACTGGGCAGATTGGCTGGCGGCGGGAAGGCATCAAGTATCGCCGAAATGAACTCTTCCTAGATGTTCTGGAGAGTGTAAACCTGCTTATGTCCCCACAAG GGCAGGTGCTAAGTGCCCATGTGTCAGGCCGGGTGGTGATGAAGAGTTATCTGAGTGGCATGCCTGAATGCAAGTTTGGAATGAATGACAAGATTGTCATTGAAAAGCAGGGCAAAGGCACAGCTGATGAAACAGGCAAGAG TGGTAAACAATCAATTGCCATTGATGACTGCACCTTCCACCAGTGTGTGCGACTCAGCAAGTTTGACTCTGAACGAAGCATCAGCTTCATCCCGCCTGATGGAGAGTTTGAACTCATGAG ATACCGTACTACCAAGGACATCATCCTTCCTTTCCGGGTGATCCCATTGGTGCGGGAAGTGGGACGCACCAAACTGGAGGTCAAGGTGGTCATCAAGTCCAACTTCAAACCCTCACTTCTGGCCCAGAAGATTGAG GTGAGGATCCCAACCCCACTGAACACAAGCGGGGTGCAGGTGATCTGCATGAAGGGGAAGGCCAAGTACAAGGCCAGCGAGAACGCCATTGTATGGAA GATCAAGCGCATGGCAGGCATGAAGGAATCACAGATCAGCGCAGAGATTGAGCTTCTGCCCACCAATGATAAGAAGAAATGGGCTCGACCCCCCATCTCCATGAACTTTGAG GTGCCATTTGCGCCTTCTGGCCTCAAGGTGCGCTACCTGAAGGTATTCGAACCGAAGCTGAACTACAGTGACCATGATGTCATCAAATGGGTGCGATACATTGGCCGAAGTGGCATTTATGAAACCCGCTGCTAG
- the Abcf3 gene encoding ATP-binding cassette sub-family F member 3 isoform X1 → MNMATCADILRSEFPEIDGQVFDYVTGVLHSGSADFESVDDLVEAVGELLQEVSGDSKDDAGIRAVCQRMYNTLRLAEPQNQGNSQVLLDAPIQLSKIMENYDCDTKLPGLLKREQSSTVNAKKLEKAEARLKAKQEKRSEKETLKTSSPLVLEEASASQAGSRKESRMESSGKNKSYDVRIENFDVSFGDRVLLTGADVNLAWGRRYGLVGRNGLGKTTLLKMLATRSLRVPAHISLLHVEQEVAGDDTPALQSVLESDTVREDLLRQERELSVKIAAGRAEGSEAAQLAEVYSKLEEIEADKAPARASVILAGLGFTPKMQQQPTREFSGGWRMRLALARALFARPDLLLLDEPTNMLDVRAILWLENYLQSWPSTILVVSHDRNFLNAIATDIIHLHSQRLDGYRGDFETFIKSKQERLLNQQREYEAQQQYRQHIQVFIDRFRYNANRASQVQSKLKMLEKLPELKPVDKESEVVMKFPDGFEKFSPPILQLDEVDFYYDPKHVIFSRLSVSADLESRICVVGENGAGKSTMLKLLMGDLTPVRGIRHAHRNLKIGYFSQHHVEQLDLNVSAVELLARKFPGRPEEEYRHQLGRYGISGELAMRPVASLSGGQKSRVAFAQMTMPCPNFYILDEPTNHLDMETIEALGHALNNFRGGVILVSHDERFIRLVCQELWVCEKGSVTRVEGGFDQYRALLQEQFRREGFL, encoded by the exons ATGAATATGGCGACTTGTGCCGACATCCTGCGGAGCGAGTTCCCAGAAATTGACGGGCAGGTCTTCGACTACGTGACCG GCGTCTTGCACAGCGGCAGCGCGGACTTCGAGTCTGTGGACGATCTGGTGGAAGCTGTCGGCGAACTATTGCAAGAAGTGTCTGGGGACAGCAAGGATGACGCGGGCATCAGGGCTGTCTGTCAGCGCATGTACAACACTCTACGCCT GGCTGAGCCACAGAACCAGGGAAACAGCCAGGTGCTACTGGACGCCCCCATCCAATTGTCAAAGATAATGGAAAACTACG ACTGTGACACCAAACTTCCAGGACTGCTAAAGAGGGAACAGTCCTCG ACAGTGAATGCGAAGAAACTGGAGAAGGCTGAAGCTCGACTGAAGGCAAAGCAGGAAAAGCGCTCAGAGAAGGAAACTCTGAAGACCAGCAGCCCTCT TGTCTTGGAGGAGGCATCCGCtagccaggcaggcagcagaaaaGAGAGTCGGATGGAATCGTCTGGCAAGAACAAGTCCTATGATGTGCGAATTGAGAACTTCGATGTGTCCTTTGGGGATAG GGTACTGCTGACTGGAGCAGACGTGAACCTGGCATGGGGCCGACGCTATGGGCTGGTAGGACGCAATGGTCTGGGGAAGACGACATTGCTAAAGATGCTGGCCACTCGGAGCCTGAGGGTTCCAGCCCATATTTCCCTGCTGCATGTGGAACAGGAAGTTGCTGGAGATGACACCCCTGCCCTGCAGAGTGTTCTGGAAAGTGACACCGTACGGGAAGACCTGCTACGGCAGGAACGGGAGCTCAGTGTCAAGATTGCTGCTGGCAG ggcAGAGGGCTCAGAAGCCGCACAGTTGGCAGAAGTCTATTCCAAACTGGAGGAGATTGAGGCCGATAAGGCACCTGCCAG AGCGTCGGTCATTCTCGCAGGACTTGGTTTCACCCCTAAAATGCAACAACAGCCTACCAG GGAGTTCTCAGGTGGCTGGAGGATGAGATTGGCCTTAGCCCGGGCTCTGTTTGCCAG GCCAGATCTCCTGCTGTTAGACG AACCCACAAACATGCTGGATGTAAGGGCCATCCTGTGGTTGGAGAATTACCTGCAG TCGTGGCCCTCCACAATCCTAGTTGTCTCTCATGACCGCAACTTCCTGAACGCCATTGCCACGGACATCATCCACCTGCACAGCCAACGACTAGACGGCTACCGGGGGGACTTTGAAACCTTTATCAAGAGCAAGCAGGAGCGGCTCCTCAATCAGCAGCGCGAGTATGAGGCCCAGCAGCAGTACCGCCAGCACATCCAG GTCTTCATAGACCGTTTTCGGTACAATGCCAACAGAGCGTCTCAAGTGCAGAGTAAACTCAAGATGCTGGAGAAGCT ACCTGAGCTAAAGCCGGTGGACAAGGAGTCAGAGGTGGTGATGAA GTTCCCTGATGGCTTCGAGAAGTTCTCACCGCCGATTCTGCAGCTAGATGAGGTGGATTTCTACTATGACCCTAAACACGTCATCTTCAGccgcctgtctgtctctgctgacCTTGAGTCTCGCATCTGCGTG GTTGGAGAGAATGGGGCTGGGAAGTCTACTATGCTGAAGCTGCTCATGGGGGACCTGACTCCTGTTCGAGGTATCAGGCATGCCCACAG gaatctgaaGATAGGCTATTTCAGCCAGCACCACGTGGAACAGCTAGACCTGAACGTCAGCGCTGTGGAACTCCTAGCTCGAAAGTTCCCTG GGCGACCCGAAGAGGAATATCGACACCAGTTGGGCCGGTATGGCATCTCTGGGGAACTGGCCATGCGTCCTGTTGCAAGTTTATCTGGGGGCCAGAAGAGCCGGGTAGCCTTTGCTCAGATGACCATGCCTTG CCCCAACTTCTACATTCTGGATGAGCCCACAAACCACCTGGACATGGAGACAATTGAGGCTTTGGGCCATGCTCTCAACAACTTCAGG GGTGGCGTGATTCTGGTATCACATGATGAGCGCTTCATCCGGCTGGTGTGCCAGGAGCTGTGGGTGTGTGAGAAAGGCAGTGTGACCCGGGTTGAGGGAGGATTTGACCAGTACCGTGCCCTCCTGCAAGAACAGTTCCGCCGGGAGGGCTTCCTCTAG
- the Abcf3 gene encoding ATP-binding cassette sub-family F member 3 isoform X2, which translates to MTPLPCRVFWKVTPYGKTCYGRNGSSVSRLLLAAVWVFFLPRAEGSEAAQLAEVYSKLEEIEADKAPARASVILAGLGFTPKMQQQPTREFSGGWRMRLALARALFARPDLLLLDEPTNMLDVRAILWLENYLQSWPSTILVVSHDRNFLNAIATDIIHLHSQRLDGYRGDFETFIKSKQERLLNQQREYEAQQQYRQHIQVFIDRFRYNANRASQVQSKLKMLEKLPELKPVDKESEVVMKFPDGFEKFSPPILQLDEVDFYYDPKHVIFSRLSVSADLESRICVVGENGAGKSTMLKLLMGDLTPVRGIRHAHRNLKIGYFSQHHVEQLDLNVSAVELLARKFPGRPEEEYRHQLGRYGISGELAMRPVASLSGGQKSRVAFAQMTMPCPNFYILDEPTNHLDMETIEALGHALNNFRGGVILVSHDERFIRLVCQELWVCEKGSVTRVEGGFDQYRALLQEQFRREGFL; encoded by the exons ATGACACCCCTGCCCTGCAGAGTGTTCTGGAAAGTGACACCGTACGGGAAGACCTGCTACGGCAGGAACGGGAGCTCAGTGTCAAGATTGCTGCTGGCAG CTGTTTGggtctttttccttcccagggcAGAGGGCTCAGAAGCCGCACAGTTGGCAGAAGTCTATTCCAAACTGGAGGAGATTGAGGCCGATAAGGCACCTGCCAG AGCGTCGGTCATTCTCGCAGGACTTGGTTTCACCCCTAAAATGCAACAACAGCCTACCAG GGAGTTCTCAGGTGGCTGGAGGATGAGATTGGCCTTAGCCCGGGCTCTGTTTGCCAG GCCAGATCTCCTGCTGTTAGACG AACCCACAAACATGCTGGATGTAAGGGCCATCCTGTGGTTGGAGAATTACCTGCAG TCGTGGCCCTCCACAATCCTAGTTGTCTCTCATGACCGCAACTTCCTGAACGCCATTGCCACGGACATCATCCACCTGCACAGCCAACGACTAGACGGCTACCGGGGGGACTTTGAAACCTTTATCAAGAGCAAGCAGGAGCGGCTCCTCAATCAGCAGCGCGAGTATGAGGCCCAGCAGCAGTACCGCCAGCACATCCAG GTCTTCATAGACCGTTTTCGGTACAATGCCAACAGAGCGTCTCAAGTGCAGAGTAAACTCAAGATGCTGGAGAAGCT ACCTGAGCTAAAGCCGGTGGACAAGGAGTCAGAGGTGGTGATGAA GTTCCCTGATGGCTTCGAGAAGTTCTCACCGCCGATTCTGCAGCTAGATGAGGTGGATTTCTACTATGACCCTAAACACGTCATCTTCAGccgcctgtctgtctctgctgacCTTGAGTCTCGCATCTGCGTG GTTGGAGAGAATGGGGCTGGGAAGTCTACTATGCTGAAGCTGCTCATGGGGGACCTGACTCCTGTTCGAGGTATCAGGCATGCCCACAG gaatctgaaGATAGGCTATTTCAGCCAGCACCACGTGGAACAGCTAGACCTGAACGTCAGCGCTGTGGAACTCCTAGCTCGAAAGTTCCCTG GGCGACCCGAAGAGGAATATCGACACCAGTTGGGCCGGTATGGCATCTCTGGGGAACTGGCCATGCGTCCTGTTGCAAGTTTATCTGGGGGCCAGAAGAGCCGGGTAGCCTTTGCTCAGATGACCATGCCTTG CCCCAACTTCTACATTCTGGATGAGCCCACAAACCACCTGGACATGGAGACAATTGAGGCTTTGGGCCATGCTCTCAACAACTTCAGG GGTGGCGTGATTCTGGTATCACATGATGAGCGCTTCATCCGGCTGGTGTGCCAGGAGCTGTGGGTGTGTGAGAAAGGCAGTGTGACCCGGGTTGAGGGAGGATTTGACCAGTACCGTGCCCTCCTGCAAGAACAGTTCCGCCGGGAGGGCTTCCTCTAG